The genomic DNA TCCAGGACGACCTGAAGGTGCATATCCATAAGATTCTCTGCACGCTCTCTCCGAAAGAGGAGCTGGTCATTCGCAAGCGCTTCGGCATCGGGGAGGAGAACCCCCATACCCTCGAAGAGGTGGGACAGGCCTTCGACGTCACCCGCGAGCGCATCCGGCAGATCCAGGTGAAGGCGATACGGAAGCTGAAGCATCCGTCCCGGAGCAAGTGGCTCCGCCACTTCCTCGGCAGCTCCTAAGAGAACGCTTGACTAAACGACGGAGGGGAATATATAGTAAAAGACTTAAGACTTTGGAATCTAAGATTAATCAGATTCCGCCGCCGCGCACGACAGCGCGGCGGGGCATGAGGGCCCATAGCTCAGTTGGTAGAGCTACCGGCTCATAACCGGTTGGTCCCAGGTTCGAGTCCTGGTGGGCCCACCAGCAGCATCAGCGCAGCGGGCGATACGGCGCGTGCCGTTTGCCGTACGCGAGAGCGCCCGGTGCCGCGGGCAGGTAAAGGGAGGTGTTGGTGAACGAGCAGTTGAGACTTCTTATCGAGTTGCAGAAGCTGGACACGTCTATCCTCGCCGCGCGGATGGAGATCGATGAGATCCCTGGCAGGGTCTCCGCCGGAGAAGGGCCGCTGAAAAAGGCCGAGGCCGCCTCCGAGCAGGCGAAACAGGGCCACGCCGCCCTCGAACAGAAGAAGAGGGACAAAGACCGGGACATCGAGGACCTCAACGAGAAGATAAAGAAGCTCAAGCAGCGGACCGCTGATATCAAGACCAACAAGGAGTACCAGGCGCACCTCAAGGAGATAGAGCGGGCGGAAAAGGATCTCAAAGCCGCCGAGGACGACTCCCTCTCCCTCATGGATGCGATCGAGCAGTCGTCGAAGCGCCTTGCGGCCGAGAGCGCCTCTCTCGCGGGAGAGAAGGCGAAGGTGGATGAACTAAAGAGGCAGCTCGACGAGGAGGCGCAGCGGCAGGAAGCGTCGCTGAAGAAGCTCAAGGGTGAGCGGAAGAAATATATCGACGCCCTCGACAGCGACCTCTACGCTCTCTACATGTCGATCATGAAAGCCAGCCGCGGCCTCGCCGTGGTTGAAGCCAAGAACGAGGTATGCCAGGGCTGCAATCTCCACATCCCGCCCCAGTTCTTCGTCGAGCTGAAGCGCAACGACGAGATCACCCAGTGTCCCCAGTGCAGGCGGATACTCTACTATCCCGGCAACGGGGATACTCCGCAGGAGCCCCAGCCCGAGCACCACGCCCCGGCAGCAGACACCGGCAGCGAGTGAGCCGTTGAGCTCCTCTGCAGGCGGCCTGTCCATCTCCGTACCGACACTCTAAAATCAGCGCTACCACTTTGTTTACTTATAACTATTTTTTATGCTAGTATAATAAGTCCTATGGCGATGGAAGATCATAAATTAAAGGTTTTTTGCACCGTAGCCGAAACAAAGAGTTTCTCCAAGACGTCTGAGATCATTCACCTGACCCAGCCGGCGGTGAGCCTCCAGATCCAGGCGCTCGAGGAGCTCTACGAGACGAAGCTCTTCGACCGCTCGAGCAACACCATCAACCTCACCCCTGCGGGAGAGGTGCTCTACCGGTACTCCAAGGACATCCTTTCCCTCTACGCGGAGCTCGAGAAGGAGATCGGAAAGATCACCGGCCTGATCAAGGGGAGCATCACGGTCGGCGCGAGCACCACGATCGGGAACTACGTCCTGCCGAGCGTCATCGCCGACTTCAAGAAGAATCATCCCAAGATCAAGATAAACGTCCTCATCGGCAATACGAAACGGGTGCTGGATCTCCTGAACTCGGGGGTCATCGACCTGGGGCTCGTCGAGGGAGAGACCTCGCGCCACAAGATCAAGGTCGAGACGCTGCTTACCGACGAGCTTGCGCTCATCATTCCGCCGATGCATCCCTGGGCAAAGAAAAAAGTGGTCTCTATCCTCGAGATCACCAAAGAGCCCTTCATCATCAGGGAGGAGGGCTCGGGCACGCGGCAGATGATCGAGAAGTATCTCGCCTCCCACGGCATCAAGGTGGGCGATATGCGCATCGCCCTCGTCCTCGGCGGGACCGAGTCGATCAAGGAGGCGGTCGAGAGCGGCATGGGCATCTCTATCGTCTCGCGGTGGGCCGCGCGGAAGGAGATCAAATACGGCAGCTTACGCTTCGTCGTCACCAAGGAGGAAAAGATCCTCAGGGAATTCTCGCTCCTGCTGCCCAAGAACGCTGTCGTCTCCCATGCTGTCGATGAGTTCCTCTCGTATGTGAAGAGTTACCCCTACGAAGCCCTGCTCGCCGACGCCGCAAAAGTCTAAGCCGCTCATCCACCCTCTCGCACCGTCACGACCCTGCAGTCCCGTCACGCACCTCGAGCCAGGGGAAGAGCGGGTCCGCCGCCTCGATCCGGCCCAGCACGGACGCGTCGATCCCGTTGCCGCAGATCATCGAGAAAATCCGGTCGAAGCGCTCCCGGTGCACGGCTATCCTGCCTGCAGCATACGCTGCAGCCCTGTCCCGCTCCATGAGGAATGCCCAGTCGCTCGCCTGGGCGAGGAGCGCCTCCCGTACCGCCTGGTTGATCGCCCGGTCCATCAGCGCCGTCGTCCGCTCTTTCCCTGAGCGCGGGACGCTGCCCTCCTGCTGCCGGACTGCCGGAGCCCGCCGTGCGCGCTCGATGAGGCGCTCCACGCGCTCGGCCATCCGGTGAAGGTGCCGGTAGATCGTGCGGTTCTGCTCGCCGATCCAGACCGCGTTGTAACCGCCCTCTCCCCAGCTCGACGGCGCAGGCTCGACAGCCGGCGAATCGCCCGGCGCATTATCTCCGCCTCTTCGCCGGAACAACGCGAGGGGCGTCTCGAGGCGAAACGGCAGTGCGCGCTCGCGGGCGGTCCGCACCACGCCGTCGAGCCACTCCACGCCCTCGAACCACCAATGGCCGAAGAGCTCAGCATCGAAGGCGGTAAAGAGCACCGGAGAAAAGGAGAACGCCCCGAGCCTGCCGAAGTCCGCAGCACGCTCGCCGACAAAGTGCGCCGCGTGCTCCGCCGCTCTCCCTATGGCAGCACACCGGTCATACGGCATCTTGTCCGCGCCGGCGCCGGTGATGCGATGGTACTTCAGACCGGTGAACGACGGGATGCCGATGCCGGTAAACGCCTCGACGAGGGGTGAAGGGAGATCGAACCCTATGTCGCGGTAGAAGTCGCGATACCAGGGGTCGCCCGGGTAGCCGCGCGAGGCGCACCAGACCTGCTGAGCGGCCCGGGTGTCCCGTGCGAAGGCAACGGCGCCGGACGGCGTGGTTACGGGCCGATAAATGCTGAAGCGCGGCCGCGGCCGTCCGTGCACGACACCGTGCGCTTCGAGAAAGAAGTAATCGATCCCCGCCTCTTTGAGATACGCATCGAGCCCCCTGAAGTAGCCGCACTCAGGCAGCCAGAATCCCCGGGGGCGCCTGCCGAAAGCGCGGCGGTAGCTCCCGATGCCGACAGCGATCTGCCGGCGCACTGCTCCGGGATAGTGCTCATAGGCCGGCAGGAAGGCGTGGGTTGCAGAGGTCGCGACGATCTCGATATGCCCTTCATCCTGGAGCTTTCTGAACGCCGCGACGATATCGCCGGCATACCGGTCCCGGTAAAGCCGCCGCATCTTCTTCAGCCGGGCAGCGTAAAGGAATGCCGCCGGCTCGAACGGGGTATGCCGCGTCCTCCTCTTCTCCGTCCCGGCAAGCTCAATCAGATTATCGAGGTGGCGGAGAAAGCGGATCCTGAGGAGCTCGTCATCGAGCATCTCGATCAGCGGAGGGCTCAATGAAAAAGCCAGCTGCGGACTGATGCCGTCCTCCACCTGGCGCTCGAGCATGTCGAGCAGGGGGAGGTAGGTTTCCCAGAGCGCCTCATAGAGCCAGGACTCCTCCAGCGCGTACTCGTATTCGGGATGGCGTACGTACGGCAGGTGGGCATGGAGGAGGAGCAGCAGCGAGCCCTTCACTGCACCACGATCATGCCGGCGCCGGGGACTACCCTGCCGATAACCGAGAAGAAGAGCGACGATGACTCGAAGTGGCGCAGGCCCTCCTCGGGAAGGGTCAGCAGCAGGCCTCCCGATGTCTGGGGGTCGGCGAGCAGGAGCTTATCCTCTTCGGTCAGCCCGGGGGCAAAGGCTGCCTTGCCATCGACGAATTTGAGGTTGTTATAGGCGCCTTCGGGCAGCATGCCGCTGTCGATCATAGCCGCCACGCGGTCGAGGACGGGGATGCGCCGCCGTTCGAACACGAAATCGACGGAGGAGCCTTTCACCATGGCTGCCGCATGCCCGAGCAGCCCGAAGCCGGTGATATCGGTGCAGGCCGCAGCCCCGGCAGCCAGGGCAGCTGCCGCTGCGCGGTCGTTCAGCGTCAGCATCCACGCCACCGCAGGCCCGATCTCCTCGTCCGAGAGCTTGCCCCCTTTGAGGGCCGTCGTGAGAATGCCGATGCCGAGCGGCTTGGTGATGACGATGACCTGTCCCTCCCGCGCGCCCGAAACCTTCAGTATGCGCTCCCGGTCGACGACACCGGTCACCGAGAGCCCGAACTTGATCTCCGTATCCTCGAAGGTATGGCCGCCGAGGAGCATCGCCCCGGCGCTCCTGAGCGTATGCACCGCGCCCCTGAGGATCTCCCCCAGCACCGCCGGCTCGTAATCGCAGGAAGGGAACCCCGCCACCGCCAGGGCGGACCGGGGCGTCCCTCCCATTGCATAGACGTCGCTCAGCGAATTGGCCGCGCTTATCGCCCCGAAGGTGAAGGGGTCGTTGACCACGGGCGTTATCACATCGACCGTCTCGACGACCGCGATGCCGTCGATAAGGTGAACTCCCGCGTCATCGCCGGGACCGACAATAAGGGAAGGATGCTCCACTGAATGGATATCGACGAGAAGCTCTTCGAGGTCCGCCGGACCCATCTTGCCTGCTCAACCGGCAGCCTTGACTCGCTCTGTCAGCCTATACGTCATAGTGAATCGTATTATACTTCAACACCGGAGAGCAGTAAAGCCGGGTGCTCCTGCCGGCAGCGGTATGGAACCAATTCCATAGCTATGGAACTGACTCTATACCCGTCCGCGCCGTTCCCGGCAAACCCCTTTGCAAATCAAGGCGGAACCGCTGGTACCGTTCTTGCTTCAGCCCTCTTATCCGCTCTCACCATCATTAAACTATGACGATAAGCACCGAACAGCACTGCCCGGCCGTTCCCGCTGACGGGGGGGTATCCGCCAGTGTCCTGATCGCCGACGACGACAGGACAAACCTGGCCATTCTCGCCAGCCTGCTCGGCCAGCAGGGATACACCATCGACACCGCACAGAGCGGTGCAGAGACGCTCGCGAAGATCGACGCGGCGATGCCCGACGCCATCCTCCTCGATGTGCTCATGCCGGATATGGACGGGATCGAGATATGCAAGCGTCTCAAAGACAAACCCGAGACGCGCTCCATCCCCGTCATCATTCTCACCGCGTTCGGGGACAAGGAGACCAGGATACGCTGCCTCAATGCAGGGGCGAACGATTTCCTCACCAAGCCCATCGACCACGCCGAGCTGCTCATACGGCTGAAGAACCTCCTCGAGCTGGGGACCATCGACCGCATCAAGAAAAGCAACGAAATGCTCAAGGCCACCCTCGAGGCGATCGAGAATGCGCGGAGGGAGTGGGAGAAGACCGTCGACTGCATCGACGATATCGTTATGCTCATCGACGAAGGGAACCGCATCGTGCGCTGCAATACAATGCTCGCGACCCTCACGGGAATATCCTGCGATATGCTGGCGGGAGAACGGTGGCAGGAGGCGCTCGAGCGGAGCGGGATCACCGCCTCCCCGGATCATCCCGGTACGGACGAGCTGTTCCACCCGAGCGGGCGGTGGTTCTACTACAGCCTCTCTCCGGTGAAGAACCGCATGCCGTCGGACGCCTTTGCCGCGGTCGTCATCCTGCATGATATTACCGAGCGCAAGGCCCTGAGCGATCAGCTCCACCAGACCCAGCAGCTGGAGCGGGAACTGCTCGAGAAGAAGAACAGAGAGCTCGAAACAGCCTACCGCGAGCTCAAGGCCGCGCAGTCGCAGATACTGCAGCAGGAGAAGATGGCCTCCATAGGGCAGCTCGCCGCAGGGATCGCCCACGAGATCAATAACCCGACCGGCTTCATCATGAGCAACCTCAACTCCCTCGAAAAATACCGCGAACGGCTCTCGGCGTTCATCGCGGCGCAGGCGGAAGCGCTCGAGCAGCTCTCTGCCGGCGCTCCCGCGAGCGCCTCCGCGCTCCGTGCAACGATACAGGAACACCGGGAGGCCCTCAAGATCGACCATGTACTGAGCGATGCCGAATGCCTCATAAAGGAGTCTCTCGAGGGCGCCGACCGGGTCAAGAAGATCGTCCAGGACCTCAAGAGCTTTTCACGGGTGGATGAGCAGGAGCACAAGATGGCGAGCATCAACGAGGGGCTCGAGAGCACCATCAATATCGTCTGGAACGAGCTCAAGTACAAGGCGGTCCTCGAAAAATCCTACGGCGATATCCCCCTCACCCGGTGCAACCCCGGCCAAATGAACCAGGTCTTTATGAATATCCTGGTCAATGCAGCCCACGCCCTCGAGCGGCAGGGCGCCATCCGGATAACGACCCGGCATCGGGACCGCAGCATTTATATAACCATCGCCGATTCGGGCTGCGGCATCGCCCCGGAGCACCTCCATCGGATCTTCGAGCCCTTCTTCACCACGAAGGAGGTCGGGAAAGGGACCGGCCTCGGGCTCAGCATCGCCTACGATATCGTGAAGAAGCACAACGGCGACATCCGGGTCGAGAGCACGGTGGGTACGGGGACGGTCTTTACCATCAGGATCCCCGTTATCGACGGATAGCATGAGCCGGAAAACGAAGATACTCTGCGTCGATGATGAACAGAATGTCCTCAATGCATTGAGGAGGCTCTTTCTCGACAGCGATATGGAGGTCCTCACCGCGACCTCCGGCCGGGAGGGGCTCGGCATCCTCGAGCAGGAGGCCGTGCAGCTCGTCATCTCCGACTACCGGATGCCCGGCATGAACGGCGTGGAGTTTCTCAGGGAAGTACGGCAGCGATGGCCCTATATCGTCAGGATCGTACTCTCGGGCTATGCCGACACGGCGTCGATCATCTCCGCCGTAAACGAAGGCCAGATATACAAGTTCATCCCCAAACCCTGGAACGACGACGAGCTCGCGATGATCGTGTCCCATGCGCTGGAGCGCTATGCGCTCCACCGGAAGAACTTCGAGCTCACGGTCGAGCTCGAAAAGAAGAACCACGAGCTGCTGCAGCTGAACCACGAGCTCGAGAAGCTCCTCGAGGAAAAGTCCGCCCATCTCGAGTTCAGGAGCAGGGCATTGGCGCTGCAGCAGAACATCCTCGAATCCATACCGGTCGGCATCGTCGGCATCGATGCAGGCAACGTGGCGGCGCTGTGCAACGCGTTATGGCTCGCCTTTACCGGAACCGGCTGGGGGCTTCTGGGCCAGGATATCACCCAGGGGCTCTCCGGTGAGCTGCAGCGCTTTGTCGATGAAACGAGGGCGGCCGGCGCTGCAGTACGGAAGACCGCGCTCCGCGGGGTGGAGGGCACACTTTCAGGGATGCTTATGGACAACGGAGATGGCCAAAAAGGAGTGATCGTCGTTTTTATTCCCGACAACGCAGCTGCGGTCATCGGCAAAGGAGGGACCGCCGTCCTCTCCCGGGCCCGGCAGTCCGCGCCGGCGCCGCAGCTGCGCTGCCGAAATTCCACCGAAGGAGGAGCATGCCATGACTCAGGACAAGATACTTATCATCGATGATGAGCCCCCGGTGCTGGCATCCTTGCGGAGGGCTCTTTCCGAAGAGCCGTACCGGGTGCTCACCGCGGAGAGCGCGGCTGCGGGGCTGGAGCTGCTCCGGCAGCATACGGCGAAAGTGGTCATATCCGACGAGCGGATGCCGGGCATGTCCGGCTCCGAGCTCCTGACAGCGGTGAGGAACCAGTTTCCCTACACCGTGCGGATCATCCTCACCGGCCACGCCGATGCCGGCGCGGCGATGAGAGCCATCAACCAGGGAGAGATATACCGGTTCATCACCAAGCCCTGGAACGACCTCGAGCTCAAGCTGCTCATCCGTTCGGCGATCGAAAAGTATAACCTGGAGGAGGCGAACCGGGGGCTGATCATCAAGAATTACAACACCCTCTCCCAGATCCTCCGGGTAATCGATCCCGAGACCGAGTATGTCTGCCAGTGCTCCCGGTGCCAGAAGACGATCGATATGAAGTTCCACTTCTGTCCCTTCTGCGGCGCGCACCGCCGCGACCTCTGCCGCTCCTGCAGCATGCCGGTCGAGGCTGCCTGGATGGTCTGCCCCTTCTGCGGGGCAGCGCAGCAATGAGGAAAGGCTGCTGTTGACATGTTGACATTTTTTTTTGCTTTTAGTATCATAAACGAGGATTTCGCCCCTTAGAATTCCTATCTTGCGACAAAAAACTACAACAATCCAGGAATTTGCCAGGGAACTAGCCAAGCAGTACAAGACGGGGTCCTTAGCTGTTCCGCAGTGCTCCTCCCCCAAAGAGGGATAATCC from Nitrospirota bacterium includes the following:
- a CDS encoding 1,4-alpha-glucan branching protein domain-containing protein, with protein sequence MKGSLLLLLHAHLPYVRHPEYEYALEESWLYEALWETYLPLLDMLERQVEDGISPQLAFSLSPPLIEMLDDELLRIRFLRHLDNLIELAGTEKRRTRHTPFEPAAFLYAARLKKMRRLYRDRYAGDIVAAFRKLQDEGHIEIVATSATHAFLPAYEHYPGAVRRQIAVGIGSYRRAFGRRPRGFWLPECGYFRGLDAYLKEAGIDYFFLEAHGVVHGRPRPRFSIYRPVTTPSGAVAFARDTRAAQQVWCASRGYPGDPWYRDFYRDIGFDLPSPLVEAFTGIGIPSFTGLKYHRITGAGADKMPYDRCAAIGRAAEHAAHFVGERAADFGRLGAFSFSPVLFTAFDAELFGHWWFEGVEWLDGVVRTARERALPFRLETPLALFRRRGGDNAPGDSPAVEPAPSSWGEGGYNAVWIGEQNRTIYRHLHRMAERVERLIERARRAPAVRQQEGSVPRSGKERTTALMDRAINQAVREALLAQASDWAFLMERDRAAAYAAGRIAVHRERFDRIFSMICGNGIDASVLGRIEAADPLFPWLEVRDGTAGS
- a CDS encoding response regulator, producing the protein MTISTEQHCPAVPADGGVSASVLIADDDRTNLAILASLLGQQGYTIDTAQSGAETLAKIDAAMPDAILLDVLMPDMDGIEICKRLKDKPETRSIPVIILTAFGDKETRIRCLNAGANDFLTKPIDHAELLIRLKNLLELGTIDRIKKSNEMLKATLEAIENARREWEKTVDCIDDIVMLIDEGNRIVRCNTMLATLTGISCDMLAGERWQEALERSGITASPDHPGTDELFHPSGRWFYYSLSPVKNRMPSDAFAAVVILHDITERKALSDQLHQTQQLERELLEKKNRELETAYRELKAAQSQILQQEKMASIGQLAAGIAHEINNPTGFIMSNLNSLEKYRERLSAFIAAQAEALEQLSAGAPASASALRATIQEHREALKIDHVLSDAECLIKESLEGADRVKKIVQDLKSFSRVDEQEHKMASINEGLESTINIVWNELKYKAVLEKSYGDIPLTRCNPGQMNQVFMNILVNAAHALERQGAIRITTRHRDRSIYITIADSGCGIAPEHLHRIFEPFFTTKEVGKGTGLGLSIAYDIVKKHNGDIRVESTVGTGTVFTIRIPVIDG
- a CDS encoding C4-type zinc ribbon domain-containing protein; this encodes MNEQLRLLIELQKLDTSILAARMEIDEIPGRVSAGEGPLKKAEAASEQAKQGHAALEQKKRDKDRDIEDLNEKIKKLKQRTADIKTNKEYQAHLKEIERAEKDLKAAEDDSLSLMDAIEQSSKRLAAESASLAGEKAKVDELKRQLDEEAQRQEASLKKLKGERKKYIDALDSDLYALYMSIMKASRGLAVVEAKNEVCQGCNLHIPPQFFVELKRNDEITQCPQCRRILYYPGNGDTPQEPQPEHHAPAADTGSE
- a CDS encoding selenium metabolism-associated LysR family transcriptional regulator, whose protein sequence is MAMEDHKLKVFCTVAETKSFSKTSEIIHLTQPAVSLQIQALEELYETKLFDRSSNTINLTPAGEVLYRYSKDILSLYAELEKEIGKITGLIKGSITVGASTTIGNYVLPSVIADFKKNHPKIKINVLIGNTKRVLDLLNSGVIDLGLVEGETSRHKIKVETLLTDELALIIPPMHPWAKKKVVSILEITKEPFIIREEGSGTRQMIEKYLASHGIKVGDMRIALVLGGTESIKEAVESGMGISIVSRWAARKEIKYGSLRFVVTKEEKILREFSLLLPKNAVVSHAVDEFLSYVKSYPYEALLADAAKV
- the selD gene encoding selenide, water dikinase SelD, which encodes MGPADLEELLVDIHSVEHPSLIVGPGDDAGVHLIDGIAVVETVDVITPVVNDPFTFGAISAANSLSDVYAMGGTPRSALAVAGFPSCDYEPAVLGEILRGAVHTLRSAGAMLLGGHTFEDTEIKFGLSVTGVVDRERILKVSGAREGQVIVITKPLGIGILTTALKGGKLSDEEIGPAVAWMLTLNDRAAAAALAAGAAACTDITGFGLLGHAAAMVKGSSVDFVFERRRIPVLDRVAAMIDSGMLPEGAYNNLKFVDGKAAFAPGLTEEDKLLLADPQTSGGLLLTLPEEGLRHFESSSLFFSVIGRVVPGAGMIVVQ
- a CDS encoding response regulator — encoded protein: MSRKTKILCVDDEQNVLNALRRLFLDSDMEVLTATSGREGLGILEQEAVQLVISDYRMPGMNGVEFLREVRQRWPYIVRIVLSGYADTASIISAVNEGQIYKFIPKPWNDDELAMIVSHALERYALHRKNFELTVELEKKNHELLQLNHELEKLLEEKSAHLEFRSRALALQQNILESIPVGIVGIDAGNVAALCNALWLAFTGTGWGLLGQDITQGLSGELQRFVDETRAAGAAVRKTALRGVEGTLSGMLMDNGDGQKGVIVVFIPDNAAAVIGKGGTAVLSRARQSAPAPQLRCRNSTEGGACHDSGQDTYHR
- a CDS encoding response regulator, with translation MTQDKILIIDDEPPVLASLRRALSEEPYRVLTAESAAAGLELLRQHTAKVVISDERMPGMSGSELLTAVRNQFPYTVRIILTGHADAGAAMRAINQGEIYRFITKPWNDLELKLLIRSAIEKYNLEEANRGLIIKNYNTLSQILRVIDPETEYVCQCSRCQKTIDMKFHFCPFCGAHRRDLCRSCSMPVEAAWMVCPFCGAAQQ